From Penicillium psychrofluorescens genome assembly, chromosome: 1, one genomic window encodes:
- a CDS encoding uncharacterized protein (ID:PFLUO_000497-T1.cds;~source:funannotate) has translation MPGPPIESPGQIPSLRRSFTLPAKLKPQAPRDAPALPENVIFYHPKAKIVQFAPRAVHPTPSSSAPADFDYPVDTIETLPWRSATERTVATAPLRLEKVHGLVIFLKCGHVVHAILKNSQCWCVDGVSKFVLRIRPLTYYRIELPYETEEDHRAVGDLKTVLPTVLRYEVTPCPFKRAFTVEIPEEAMAPRRKKAWRPKTRRESAPADSLGTPDSLSPTKSDWMDSPSTGDDTDGNATDDSTPTSNKANSTALETIPDGDESSPSIHSMDPPIAPAPPRRSVTETPQTFTSLLAKFEATSIYEEDPDNDKRPDAEGLPAADEAQGQHELEARFGTEASGDVEASSDAERSPEAEMIAETQNAEALSEDQPSSDSEVSRQSEDAEALPEAKEVNDSPEAPTQSRAKSADQEPPVTGTLPKAEEVGVLSGVNKAEALPEVEAEPSPVVEILPEAEDAQESTEVGSLSATKAQPEAFPESEVVPKAEELPEVEGLPDVGVTPESDASLSSSPESFHSADLLSPTDTNSTHASPVECCGPSEKIIKCHGHTISQATSRDQVPPRIVRKPQPEKLELSKSEDILATPTVRVQRIVKEDPSRPNLDLPVSSSTRLSARSAMPSTAPHTDFNHMSAEFRRRSRATRQRDLSPMPPPSTIYLPPPSQDATSILTKALTMVLIPPMYLFVILLHVAARIVANPAVDSTSKAGQPPRPGYGNEDDFSFPLEPETPSEYEDADPRSKLDPWDLD, from the coding sequence ATGCCCGGGCCTCCGATCGAGTCCCCGGGTCAGATACCGTCCCTCCGTCGCTCGTTCACTCTCCCGGCCAAACTAAAGCCACAAGCGCCGCGCGATGCGCCAGCGCTCCCCGAGAATGTGATCTTCTACCACCCAAAGGCGAAAATCGTCCAATTTGCGCCTCGCGCCGTCCACCCCACCCCCTCGAGTTCGGCGCCGGCTGATTTCGACTATCCCGTTGATACAATCGAAACTCTGCCCTGGCGCTCAGCCACCGAACGCACCGTTGCGACGGCACCTCTCCGACTCGAGAAAGTGCATGGACTGGTGATCTTCCTGAAATGCGGGCATGTGGTTCATGCGATCCTGAAGAACTCGCAATGCTGGTGTGTGGATGGAGTGTCGAAGTTCGTCTTGCGCATTCGCCCTCTCACCTACTATCGCATCGAACTGCCTTATGAAACGGAAGAGGACCACCGCGCGGTGGGAGACTTGAAAACGGTGTTGCCCACCGTCTTGCGATACGAAGTTACGCCATGTCCCTTCAAGCGCGCATTCACCGTCGAAATACCAGAGGAAGCCATGGCGCCTCGGCGCAAAAAGGCGTGGCGCCCCAAGACTCGAAGGGAGAGTGCGCCTGCGGATTCTCTGGGCACGCCGGATTCTCTATCGCCTACCAAGTCGGATTGGATGGATTCCCCGAGTACGGGGGATGACACCGATGGTAATGCAACTGATGACAGTACGCCTACTTCCAACAAAGCCAACAGTACAGCTTTGGAAACAATACCCGATGGCGATGAGTCGTCTCCGTCCATCCACTCCATGGATCCGCCTATAgctcccgctcctcctcggcggtcgGTGACTGAAACCCCACAAACTTTCACCAGTTTGCTGGCAAAGTTTGAAGCTACATCGATCTATGAAGAAGATCCCGATAATGACAAGCGACCCGACGCTGAAGGATTGCCAGCAGCCGACGAAGCCCAAGGACAACATGAGCTTGAAGCACGATTTGGAACTGAAGCATCAGGTGATGTAGAGGCCTCATCTGATGCCGAGAGGTCACCTGAAGCTGAAATGATTGCCGAAACTCAAAATGCTGAAGCACTTTCCGAGGATCAGCCATCTTCTGACTCCGAAGTATCGCGACAATCTGAAGATGCCGAAGCGCTACCGGAAGCCAAAGAGGTCAACGATTCGCCTGAAGCACCAACTCAATCTAGAGCAAAATCTGCAGACCAGGAACCACCTGTCACCGGGACATTGCCgaaagctgaagaagttggagTACTGTCTGGGGTCAATAAAGCTGAAGCACTGCCGGAAGTCGAAGCTGAGCCTTCGCCTGTCGTTGAAATATTACCTGAAGCCGAAGACGCCCAGGAATCGACTGAGGTTGGATCATTGTCGGCAACAAAAGCACAGCCTGAAGCATTTCCCGAGAGTGAAGTAGTTCCGAAGGCTGAAGAGTTGCCCGAAGTCGAGGGCTTGCCTGATGTCGGCGTGACGCCTGAATCCGATGCTTCACTTTCATCTAGCCCTGAATCATTTCACTCCGCGGATCTACTTTCGCCAACTGATACCAATTCGACCCATGCGAGCCCCGTGGAGTGCTGTGGCCCGAGCGAAAAGATCATCAAGTGCCATGGTCATACCATCTCGCAGGCCACTTCTCGGGATCAAGTGCCCCCAAGAATAGTACGGAAACCTCAACCTGAAAAGCTTGAGCTCTCCAAGAGTGAAGACATACTCGCAACGCCGACAGTGAGGGTGCAACGCATCGTCAAAGAGGACCCGTCAAGGCCTAATTTAGACTTGCCCGTCTCCTCGAGCACGAGGTTGTCCGCTCGATCTGCTATGCCGTCCACAGCGCCGCACACAGATTTCAACCACATGAGCGCCGAATTCCGCCGTCGTTCACGGGCTACAAGGCAGCGAGACCTCTCGCCTATGCCTCCTCCCTCTACTATCTACCTCCCGCCCCCAAGTCAGGATGCTACATCAATTCTTACCAAGGCACTGACTATGGTCTTGATACCCCCGATGTATCTGTTTGTCATTTTGCTGCACGTTGCCGCTCGCATCGTTGCTAATCCAGCTGTTGACTCCACTTCTAAGGCTGGCCAGCCACCCCGTCCAGGCTAtggcaatgaagatgatttCAGTTTTCCCTTGGAGCCTGAAACGCCTTCTGAATATGAAGACGCAGACCCTCGCAGCAAACTGGATCCATGGGACTTGGACTAA
- a CDS encoding uncharacterized protein (ID:PFLUO_000498-T1.cds;~source:funannotate) — protein MPSAIKTGLLCSLAAPALGAVWEKATQATRNNWSQVGAPKADEPIKLSIALSRQNLDQIDSKLTQLATPGSARYGEWMANSDIEREFPVVDDAKVVQWLKNAGVKHIKRDGSLLSFAAPLQTVNKLLDTEFAYYQRNDNVQLRTTQYSIPDDLSEDIDLITPTVFFGNDNNDIQKTKAPTKANVKLDLKASTTKVSPACETSITPSCLKEMYNVGDYVPEPSAGSRIGFGSFLNQTASISDLIQYEKLFGIPSQSFTVKTLNGGVDNQTAPVSDVTESNLDVQLIVAVSHPLPVHEFITGGVAPFIPDADEGPSDDQNEPYMYYYEYLLSQEPHSLPQVISNSYGDDEQTVPEKFAKRVCNLIGLNTLRGITIIHSSGDEGVGSACQGQDGVTPQFNPIFPATCPYVTSVGGTSDVAPEVAWNASSGGFSYYFEQASYQKKAVNTYLSNLDSKVKKYYSNFANFKGRGFPDVSSHSLYPDFEVIYAGEKSPSGGTSAAAPTFAGIVGLLNDARLRAGKPALGFLNPWLYSEGYKALNDITGGGSYGCGGIDPQSNEHVNGSLVIPYAYWNATEGWDPVTGLGTPNFQKLKDLVLSL, from the coding sequence ATGCCTTCTGCAATCAAGACTGGGCTGCTCTGCTCTCTGGCTGCTCCTGCCCTGGGCGCGGTGTGGGAGAAAGCGACCCAAGCAACTCGCAACAATTGGTCGCAGGTTGGCGCTCCCAAGGCGGATGAGCCCATCAAGCTGTCAATTGCCTTGAGCCGTCAGAATCTTGACCAGATCGACTCCAAACTGACTCAATTGGCGACCCCCGGCAGTGCCAGGTACGGCGAATGGATGGCCAACAGCGACATCGAGCGGGAGTTTCCCGTCGTGGACGATGCCAAGGTCGTTCAGTGGCTGAAGAATGCTGGTGTCAAGCACATCAAGCGCGACGGTAGTCTGCTCAGCTTTGCTGCCCCTCTTCAGACCGTCAACAAGCTGCTCGACACTGAGTTTGCCTATTACCAGCGCAACGATAATGTGCAATTGCGCACCACTCAGTACTCCATCCCGGACGACCTGAGCGAGGACATTGATCTGATCACGCCCACGGTCTTCTTTGGCAACGATAACAATGATATCCAGAAGACCAAGGCGCCCACGAAGGCGAATGTGAAGTTGGACCTTAAGGCCTCCACCACGAAAGTCTCGCCGGCGTGTGAGACGTCCATCACCCCTTCGTGTCTGAAGGAGATGTACAACGTGGGCGACTACGTTCCGGAGCCCTCCGCTGGCAGCCGTATCGGCTTCGGCAGTTTCCTGAACCAGACCGCCTCGATCTCCGATCTGATCCAGTACGAAAAGCTGTTCGGTATCCCTAGCCAGAGCTTCACTGTCAAGACCCTCAACGGCGGAGTCGACAACCAGACTGCCCCCGTCAGTGATGTGACTGAGTCTAACCTGGACGTGCAGCTCATCGTCGCCGTCTCGCACCCCTTGCCCGTTCATGAGTTTATCACGGGTGGAGTCGCTCCTTTTATTCCTGATGCCGACGAGGGTCCCTCCGACGACCAGAATGAGCCGTACATGTACTACTATGAGTACCTACTCTCGCAGGAACCCCACTCGCTGCCCCAGGTCATCTCCAACTCCTACGGTGACGACGAGCAGACCGTTCCCGAGAAATTCGCGAAGCGTGTCTGCAACCTGATCGGTCTGAACACCCTCCGCGGAATCACGATCATCCACTCTTCCGGTGACGAGGGCGTTGGCTCTGCCTGCCAGGGCCAAGACGGCGTCACTCCCCAGTTCAACCCCATCTTCCCGGCCACCTGCCCTTACGTCACTTCTGTCGGTGGTACTTCCGACGTCGCGCCCGAGGTTGCTTGGAACGCCAGTTCGGGCGGTTTCTCCTACTACTTCGAGCAGGCCTCGTACCAGAAGAAGGCTGTCAACACCTACCTGTCCAACCTCGACTCCAAGGTCAAGAAGTACTACTCGAACTTTGCCAACTTCAAGGGCCGTGGCTTCCCTGACGTGTCTTCACACAGTCTGTACCCTGACTTCGAAGTGATCTACGCTGGCGAGAAGAGTCCCTCTGGCGGTACCTCTGCCGCTGCACCCACCTTCGCTGGTATTGTCGGTCTGCTCAACGATGCCCGTCTGCGTGCTGGCAAGCCCGCTCTGGGATTCCTGAACCCCTGGCTGTACTCGGAGGGATACAAGGCCCTGAATGATATCACTGGCGGCGGCTCCTACGGATGCGGAGGCATCGATCCTCAGAGCAATGAGCATGTCAACGGCTCCCTAGTCATTCCCTACGCTTACTGGAACGCGACTGAGGGCTGGGATCCTGTTACTGGACTGGGAACGCCCAActtccagaagctgaaggaTCTTGTTCTGTCTCTCTAG
- a CDS encoding uncharacterized protein (ID:PFLUO_000499-T1.cds;~source:funannotate) — protein MQPIAGAQYHWTNYLAPQSQKKFITWMQGWVTWFAWISLLAGVANTTANMIQGLAILNYPEYEPQRWHLTLIIIGMLVVEALMNMYTFWLIPWLELLAGIMHIGLFVIFLVVLVALAPRHSADYVFLTTTSVSGWNSTFVSWNIGLLTPAWGFVGFDGAVHMSEEVRRARHAVPRSMFYTVVANGLLAYTMVICVLFTMGSLENAQASSFPIIEICLQATGSKPATTAMVCGLLIISLSVNLASIASVSRLTWAWARDGALPEFFAYIDQSHKVPVRAVWLPSVIVMVLACLNIADSAAFGAFTALGTIGLFASYFLAIGCLVQNRLSHNPAPLGDWNLGALGLPVNIFAMIYTAYITVWLAFPSELPVSGTNMNYGAPIFIASVLFALVSWFIRGRTGWGGLNKEVVRLVVEKGELQLK, from the exons ATGCAACCCATTGCAGGGGCGCAGTACCACTGGACGAACTATTTGGCACCTCAAAGCCAGAAGAAGTTTATTACTTGGATGCAAG GATGGGTGACATGGTTTGCATGGATTTCTCTACTGGCTGGTGTCGCCAACACGACTGCCAATATGATTCAGGGGTTGGCGATTCTGAATTACCCCGAGTATGAACCGCAACGGTGGCACTTGACtctgatcatcatcggcatGCTGGTTGTGGAGGCCCTGATGAATATGTACACCTTCTGGCTGATTCCCTGgcttgagcttcttgccgGAATCATGCACATCGGCCTCTTCGTGATATTTTTGGTTGTCCTCGTGGCATTAGCGCCGCGCCACAGCGCGGACTATGTCTTCTTGACAACTACGTCGGTGTCTGGTTGGAACAGCACATTTGTTTCTTGGAATATCGGTCTCTTGACCCCTGCGTGGGGGTTTGTTG GGTTCGACGGGGCTGTCCATATGAGTGAGGAGGTGCGGCGAGCCCGACATGCGGTCCCTCGGTCCATGTTCTATACAGTGGTGGCCAATGGGCTTCTTGCCTATACCATGGTTATCTGCGTCCTCTTCACGATGGGTTCTCTTGAGAATGCACAGGCCTCGTCTTTCCCCATCATCGAGATCTGCCTCCAAGCCACCGGGTCTAAACCGGCCACGACTGCGATGGTCTGCGGGCTTCTCATAATTTCGCTCTCGGTCAACTTGGCTAGTATTGCGTCTGTCTCGCGACTGACATGGGCATGGGCTCGTGATGGTGCTCTCCCCGAATTCTTCGCCTAT ATCGACCAAAGTCATAAAGTCCCAGTGCGAGCGGTGTGGCTTCCATCAGTTATTGTCATGGTTCTCGCGTGTCTGAATATTGCAGACTCGGCCGCCTTTGGTGCCTTCACGGCTCTCGGAACCATTGGCCTCTTTGCGTCGTATTTCCTCGCCATTGGCTGCTTGGTGCAAAACCGTCTTAGCCACAATCCAGCGCCCTTGGGAGATTGGAACTTGGGTGCATTGGGGCTTCCTGTCAACATATTTGCCATGATCTACACGGCATATATCACGGTCTGGCTCGCATTCCCCTCGGAGCTTCCAGTATCTGGGACCAACATGAACTACGGCGCACCTATTTTCATTGCCTCTGTGCTATTCGCTCTTGTCTCTTGGTTTATCAGAGGACGAACAGGCTGGGGTGGGTTGAACAAGGAGGTCGTACGACTGGTGGTGGAGAAAGGCGAGCTTCAGCTGAAGTGA
- a CDS encoding uncharacterized protein (ID:PFLUO_000500-T1.cds;~source:funannotate) gives MSHHNFITHFVLFKGQIVNFQNPQPSAFRIIEKIKEDNYQAEPQEIHDGIAGVSFCAAKYLCVDPPSQKRAFMRVYMQVPWEGTEVYPASERQKQVTSMSKEFMPIEGIAMKAFWKQNSSITPPLLGFKEGIQNPDMPVPGGFIIYIVWGEVPGICLGDCNGPTTFWTLPNAEKELIHKIFLRDYQ, from the coding sequence ATGTCCCACCATAATTTCATCACCCATTTCGTGCTTTTCAAAGGGCAAATCGTCAATTTCCAGAACCCCCAGCCATCCGCGTTTCGTATCATCGAGAAAATAAAGGAAGATAACTATCAGGCGGAGCCGCAGGAGATTCATGATGGTATTGCGGGCGTATCCTTCTGTGCAGCTAAATACCTCTGTGTGGATCCGCCATCACAAAAGCGCGCTTTCATGAGGGTTTACATGCAAGTTCCATGGGAAGGCACTGAGGTGTACCCCGCTAGCGAGAGACAGAAACAGGTCACGTCTATGAGCAAAGAGTTTATGCCTATTGAGGGTATCGCTATGAAGGCTTTCTGGAAGCAAAATTCGTCCATCACGCCCCCTCTGCTCGGTTTCAAGGAAGGGATCCAGAACCCCGATATGCCCGTCCCAGGCGGCTTCATCATCTACATTGTCTGGGGCGAGGTTCCTGGAATATGTTTGGGAGATTGCAACGGGCCAACGACCTTCTGGACCCTCCCAAATGCTGAAAAGGAACTTATCCAcaagatcttcttgcggGATTACCAGTAA
- a CDS encoding uncharacterized protein (ID:PFLUO_000501-T1.cds;~source:funannotate), whose amino-acid sequence MAKSKAAKRKRNAQLDLPQKLPKADSSTLTPPPDGSTPEPKHLQTVVSDEELDITIETLTTLAQYPSLTKSKACKDLRVAVYDFRQACATGLNTTEGANLTARITGALVDQKYVEAKVLLAEMRIRQEQPKIGALCRWVRDLDVVSGLSTQPEAFNRAPLERSARDKELLGVLDATLRVSAPIDTNPNAIDSTSPIAFQSIWDLRPSTAPLQIYASVLDKSILSEAPKSPSALRIIERTPGPLRKPPNHHPAILYTTAPNAVPLSPISPSITYHPHPAVPGLGLALNVLSAAECKAIIAAGESVNFLPDAPLREDGDMSILAHNFYWVIDTTFHDMLWARISPYVPPSINGRLVRGINRRFRVYRYVPGAEYRCHIDGAWPPSGILSDDTYVYDSSPEGKKQSSMYTFLLYLNDEFEGGETTFFMPAAREGTLNAYPVSPVMGAVAIFPHGEANGALLHEGTGVRKGAKYIIRTDVEYDVKPCEE is encoded by the exons ATGGCCAAGTCCAAAGCTgccaagcgcaagcgcaatGCGCAACTCGACCTTCCACAAAAACTCCCAAAGGCCGACTCTTCTACTCTAACGCCGCCTCCCGATGGCTCAACTCCTGAGCCCAAACACCTCCAAACGGTCGTCTCAGACGAAGAGCTCGACATCACCATCGAGACGCTCACAACCCTCGCACAATACCCTAGCCTGACCAAGTCAAAGGCATGCAAGGATCTCCGAGTCGCAGTCTATGACTTCCGTCAGGCCTGTGCAACGGGCCTCAACACTACTG AGGGTGCCAACCTGACAGCAAGAATAACCGGTGCCCTGGTCGATCAGAAATACGTCGAAGCCAAGGTCCTGCTCGCAGAGATGAGGATCAGGCAAGAACAGCCCAAGATTGGAGCCTTATGTCGCTGGGTGCGAGACCTGGACGTCGTCAGCGGCCTATCGACACAGCCCGAAGCTTTCAACCGGGCTCCTCTTGAGCGCAGCGCAAGGGACAAGGAACTTCTCGGCGTTCTCGATGCCACCTTGCGTGTCAGTGCCCCGATTGACACCAATCCGAATGCCATCGACTCGACCTCACCAATCGCCTTCCAGTCCATCTGGGACCTCCGCCCCTCGACGGCACCACTCCAGATCTATGCTTCGGTCCTAGACAAATCTATCCTGTCCGAGGCGCCGAAGTCTCCCTCCGCCCTCCGCATCATCGAGCGCACTCCCGGTCCGCTTCGCAAACCTCCAAACCACCATCCCGCTATCCTCTACACTACCGCCCCGAACGCCGTCCCACTGTCTCCCATCAGCCCGTCCATAACATATCACCCGCATCCCGCAGTTCCAGGTCTTGGCCTCGCACTGAATGTACTTTCCGCCGCCGAGTGCAAGGCAATCATTGCTGCCGGCGAATCCGTCAATTTCCTGCCCGACGCGCCCCTCCGCGAAGATGGAGATATGAGCATCCTAGCCCACAATTTCTATTGGGTTATCGACACCACTTTTCATGATATGCTCTGGGCACGAATCTCTCCTTATGTGCCGCCCTCGATCAATGGCCGCCTAGTCCGAGGCATCAATCGGCGCTTTCGCGTGTACAGATACGTCCCTGGCGCCGAGTACCGGTGCCATATTGATGGAGCTTGGCCGCCATCCGGTATCCTCTCTGATGACACGTATGTGTACGACTCCTCGCCCGAAGGAAAGAAGCAAAGCTCCATGTACACCTTCTTACTGTATCTCAACGACGAGTTCGAGGGCGGAGAGACGACTTTCTTTATGCCAGCCGCGCGGGAGGGAACCCTTAATGCATACCCTGTGAGCCCTGTGATGGGAGCCGTCGCGATATTTCCGCACGGGGAGGCGAATGGGGCCTTACTACATGAAGGGACAGGAGTGAGGAAGGGCGCGAAATATATTATCAGGACTGACGTGGAGTACGACGTTAAGCCTTGCGAAGAGTGA
- a CDS encoding uncharacterized protein (ID:PFLUO_000502-T1.cds;~source:funannotate), whose protein sequence is MLSLGHILILGLVAVLGFALYRRQSHDAREPPLVSSSIPIFGHLIGLLWYGVAYFGKQAEKHSTRPIFSLDLVFNKIYVISSPALMRNIQQNPKTLVFEPFTLFSAERMAGVSPRTLDLLKSKQPSGATLATDILHGMHPSLLGKSLDQMNERMIRLLRPFIDELGTVGTVDLYEWTRHSITIASTDSSYGDMNPYKDRKAENAFWDFENNLSPLIANTLPWLTARTAWKGRETLASAFEDYYNRGGHEDSSDLTLGRFQIPQDAGVTVRDIALLETSMAFALLSNTVPAAFWALYDMFSRADLLKQIRDEVQANAVHISEDGTHVIDLADLRDECPLLMSAFQEILRTRSSSSPTRYVTKELMVGDRYLLKEGHVVMMPAISIGRNPDVWGSTNRDFDPRRFMKATHSDNQTEKKKDPRRVGGFMSFGVSPVICPGRHFASGEILGLIAMTVMRFDVLPVGGIWKDPPTNPKAITSIMGPLQGGFDVNVRPRKEFEGTSWDFTVTEGKSRYPLVIG, encoded by the exons ATGTTGAGCCTCGGCCACATTCTCATCCTAGGCCTCGTCGCCGTCTTGGGATTTGCGCTCTATCGACGCCAAAGCCATGATGCGCGTGAACCACCGCTCGTGTCGAGCTCCATTCCCATCTTCGGACACTTGATCGGGTTGCTCTGGTATGGCGTTGCCTATTTTGGAAAGCAAGC CGAAAAACACTCAACGCGCCCAATTTTCTCACTAGATCTGGTCTTCAACAAGATCTATGTAATTTCCTCCCCGGCTTTGATGCGCAATATTCAGCAGAACCCCAAGACCCTTGTTTTCGAGCCATTCACGTTGTTTTCCGCTGAACGTATGGCTGGTGTTTCTCCGCGGACTCTTGATCTGTTGAAATCGAAGCAGCCCAGTGGCGCTACTCTCGCTACAGATATTCTGCACGGCATGCATCCTTCGTTGTTGGGTAAATCCCTAGACCAGATGAACGAGAGGATGATCCGGCTGCTACGGCCTTTTATCGACGAACTAGGGACAGTTGGGACAGTTGACTTGTATGAGTGGACTCGCCATTCAATTACGATTGCGAGCACCGATTCCTCCTACGGGGACATGAACCCTTACAAGGACCGGAAAGCTGAGAATGCATTCTG GGATTTCGAAAACAACCTTAGTCCATTGATAGCAAATACGCTGCCGTGGCTGACGGCGCGTACGGCTTGGAAGGGACGGGAGACTCTTGCCAGTGCGTTTGAAGACTACTACAACCGTGGAGGACACGAAGACTCCTCTGACCTCACCTTGGGCCGATTTCAAATTCCGCAGGATGCAGGCGTGACCGTGAGAGATatcgcgctgctggagacgAGTATGGCCTTTGCCTTGCTCTCCAACACTGTTCCGGCAGCTTTCTGGGCCCTGTACGATATGTTCTCCCGAGCCGACTTGCTAAAACAGATCCGTGATGAAGTACAAGCAAATGCAGTGCACATCTCGGAGGATGGCACGCACGTTATTGATCTCGCCGATCTTCGTGACGAGTGCCCGCTTTTGATGTCCGCCTTCCAGGAGATTCTTCGTACgagatcatcttcttctcccacgcGCTACGTTACCAAAGAGCTTATGGTTGGTGACCGATATCTGTTGAAAGAAGGGCATGTCGTTATGATGCCTGCGATTTCTATTGGCCGAAACCCTGATGTCTGGGGCTCGACAAATAGGGATTTTGATCCGAGACGATTCATGAAGGCCACGCATTCCGACAAccagacagagaagaagaaggaccCCCGGCGTGTAGGTGGGTTCATGTCCTTCGGCGTCTCGCCAGTCATCTGTCCCGGCCGCCACTTTGCGAGTGGTGAGATCTTGGGGCTGATTGCCATGACGGTTATGCGCTTCGACGTGCTTCCTGTTGGCGGGATCTGGAAGGACCCGCCGACGAATCCAAAAGCCATCACATCTATTATGGGTCCACTCCAGGGTGGATTTGATGTCAATGTGCGGCCGAGGAAGGAGTTTGAAGGCACGAGCTGGGATTTTACAGTCACAGAGGGCAAAAGTAGATATCCGCTGGTGATAGGATAA
- a CDS encoding uncharacterized protein (ID:PFLUO_000503-T1.cds;~source:funannotate): protein MEALPNNHQPSTSPRSGSDSSAPTSKRSRVVVSQSKRGCVTCKTRRVKCDEQKPLCRRCVQAGRLCGGYNHESMSSSALQPALRTGALADSQTERLSYLAAHVLSLDNNGHPLREDGVWGRVFLQLSNQVQCVKAAAAAFGAAYESSLNNAIVKSPCSAWRYYCSALAKLQSGLNDETAGSESLALASMILACVEILSQHEQNAFAHFLGAVQILTKAYQRLQGAPSSDILNTIKDELVKIDVLIGSYALSRTPQVALLELQVPAAGDDVFSEPELAINAAMRCLHRSYQFIESADKLRYTYPSWKEDNPIMCEGQSDAVTQCRSVLDGLAALATRLQTQFSSATSTLRDSETLAEIYAMRTQLTSTIIFLLCVHSPFETGYDEHLDRFRSIVSDAAASARLRRRTKPSAFKRFSMRPGIANPLFIVILKCRDPALRALATTMLKEQGREGPTDGQIMAAIGARQAALETSASVPFSPGAPLAACDILEEQRIHGFSVPPPRLNGEGCRVVDVVFMWPNPPLVQGFGHADYSCPDGWIYQSETIDI, encoded by the exons ATGGAGGCGCTGCCAAATAATCACCAACCCTCCACAAGTCCGAGATCCGGCAGTGATTCATCCGCTCCCACATCAAAGCGGTCTCGCGTCGTTGTTTCGCAGTCGAAACGAGGCTGCGTGACCTGCAA GACACGCCGGGTCAAGTGTGACGAGCAAAAACCTCTGTGTCGGCGATGCGTCCAAGCAGGTCGACTATGTGGCGGTTACAACCACGAAAGcatgtcgtcgtcggctTTGCAGCCTGCTCTGAGGACCGGCGCCCTAGCGGACAGCCAAACGGAGAGGCTAAGCTATCTCGCAGCTCATGTGCTGTCCCTGGACAACAACGGCCATCCTCTGCGAGAAGATGGTGTCTGGGGGCGCGTATTTCTCCAGCTATCGAATCAAGTCCAATGTGTCAaggccgctgctgccgcATTTGGGGCTGCGTACGAATCATCGCTCAATAATGCCATCGTAAAAAGCCCCTGTTCTGCCTGGCGTTACTACTGCTCAGCTTTGGCAAAGCTTCAGTCGGGTTTGAACGACGAGACTGCCGGCTCAGAGTCCCTGGCTCTAGCATCAATGATTCTAGCCTGCGTTGAGATCCTAAGCCAACACGAACAAAATGCATTCGCCCATTTTCTTGGAGCCGTTCAGATCCTGACCAAGGCCTATCAGCGTCTCCAGGGGGCTCCATCTTCTGACATTCTTAACACTATCAAAGACGAGCTAGTCAAAATCGATGTCTTGATTGGCAGCTACGCCTTGTCCCGGACGCCGCAAGTTGCGCTTCTAGAACTTCAAGTTCCAGCCGCTGGAGATGATGTGTTCAGTGAGCCGGAGCTTGCTATTAATGCCGCGATGAGATGCCTTCACCGATCATATCAATTCATAGAGTCGGCAGACAAATTGCGCTACACGTATCCAAGCTGGAAAGAGGACAATCCCATCATGTGCGAGGGTCAATCCGACGCGGTGACCCAATGTCGCTCGGttctcgatggccttgcgGCGCTTGCCACGAGACTTCAAACCCAATTTTCGTCCGCGACGTCCACGCTGAGAGATTCGGAGACGCTGGCGGAGATTTATGCTATGCGCACGCAGCTGACTTCGACTATAATCTTCCTCCTGTGTGTCCACAGCCCATTCGAAACGGGGTACGATGAACACCTGGACCGATTTCGAAGCATCGTTAGTGATGCTGCAGCGTCGGCGCGGCTGAGGCGGCGGACCAAACCCAGCGCTTTCAAACGCTTCTCAATGCGTCCTGGCATTGCAAACCCTCTCTTCATTGTGATTTTGAAGTGCAGAGATCCTGCGCTGCGTGCTTTAGCGACGACGATGCTCAAAGAACAAGGTCGCGAGGGACCTACCGACGGACAAATCATGGCGGCAATTGGTGCTCGACAGGCTGCCCTTGAGACATCTGCCAGTGTGCCTTTTTCCCCCGGCGCTCCGCTGGCTGCCTGCGACATCCTCGAAGAGCAGAGAATTCACGGCTTCTCGGTACCCCCTCCAAGATTAAATGGCGAGGGCTGCCGCGTTGTTGACGTTGTTTTCATGTGGCCAAACCCGCCTCTCGTGCAAGGATTCGGTCATGCTGATTACTCATGCCCAGATGGCTGGATCTATCAGTCGGAAACTATCGATATATAG